Proteins encoded within one genomic window of Entelurus aequoreus isolate RoL-2023_Sb linkage group LG26, RoL_Eaeq_v1.1, whole genome shotgun sequence:
- the LOC133643104 gene encoding zinc finger protein OZF-like — translation MDDFCYAKMATSAKRESESESAPTTSRKSPTDIKTKDEDVQQLIGNPEEVSPQLGGSSTLKQETPQPPCIKKEEEELCITQEGECLLGREEAEYTKFPLSILSVKTEGDEEKPQVDNLLAPLSDSEAEDEVEEALSSDKDCEGDMRTHTDNKHSECSTKKRGKTCLSCSVCFTKKSHLTQHMRTHTGEKPFYCSVCVISFSRNSDLTQHMRTHTGEKPFNCSVCGKRFSRNSYLTKHMRTHTGEKPFKCSICGKLFSRNSYLTQHMRTHTGEKPFNCSVCGKSFSQNSHLTEHMRTHTAEKTFKCSVCGKSFSRNSILTQHMRTHTGEKPFNCSVCGKSFSQNSILTEHMRTHTGEKTFKCSVCGKSFSRNSILTKHMTTHTGEKTFSCSVCGNSFSRNSSLTQHMRTHTGEKPFNCSVCGTGFSQNSSLCRHMRTHAGGKPFSCSVCCKRFPHNAAAVKHIRTHKGKYISIPQKSANFYSSD, via the coding sequence acgtccagcagctgatcggtaatccagaagaagtttcccctcagttaggggggagctccactttgaagcaggagactccacaaccaccctgcattaaaaaggaagaggaggaactctgcatcactcaggagggagagtgtcttctaggacgagaggaagctgagtacaccaagtttccactgagtattctctctgtgaagactgaaggtgatgaagagaaaccacaagtagacaacctcttagctccactatcagatagtgaggctgaagacgaggttgaagaagctttgagcagcgataaagactgtgaaggtgatatgaggactcacactgacaacaaacactctgaatgctctacaaagaagagaggtaaaacatgtttgagctgctcagtttgttttactaaaaagagccatttgactcaacatatgagaacacacacaggtgagaaaccatTTTATTGCTCAGTTTGTGTCATAAGTTTTTCTCGAAATAgcgatttgactcaacacatgagaacacacacaggagaaaaaccatttaattgttcagtttgcggcaaacgcttttcccgaaatagctatttgactaaacacatgagaacacacacaggagaaaaaccatttaaatgtTCAATTTGTGGCAAACTCTTTTCTCGAAATAgctatttgactcaacacatgagaacacacaccggtgaaaaaccatttaattgttcagtttgtggcaaaagcttttctcaaaatagccatttgactgaacacatgagaacacacacagctgaaaaaacatttaagtgttcagtttgtggcaaaagcttttctcgaaatagcatattgactcaacacatgagaacacacacaggagaaaaaccatttaattgttcagtttgtggcaaaagcttttctcaaaacagcattttgactgaacacatgagaacacacacaggagaaaaaacatttaagtgttcagtttgtggcaaaagcttttctcgaaatagcaTTTTGACTaagcacatgacaacacacacaggagaaaaaacatttagttgttcagtttgtggcaacagcttttctcgaaatagctctttgactcaacacatgagaacacacacaggagaaaaaccatttaactgttcagtttgtggcacagGCTTTTCTCAGAACAGCTCTTtgtgtcgacacatgagaacacacgctggaggaaaaccttttagttgttcagtgtgctgtaaaaggttcccacataatgcagctgcagtaaaacacataagaaccCACAAGGGAAAATATATATCAATCccacaaaaaagtgccaacttttactcctcagactga